In Aegilops tauschii subsp. strangulata cultivar AL8/78 chromosome 3, Aet v6.0, whole genome shotgun sequence, one genomic interval encodes:
- the LOC141042713 gene encoding uncharacterized protein yields the protein MLDRVFVSVQWESLFPRALLKARPAVGSDHVPLILDAGILSLVSPSRFQFDASWHVVEGFCDVMVSKISNLLSSPHRSFGPMDDWHKVSYESRKFLRGWSRNRAAELRRDKESLESQIRDLDQSADTSGLSASQWATRYSLEDALMLLHQQSEIYWRQRGALNWTLKGDAMTAYFFAIANGRRRRCFIDTLLIDGVRISD from the coding sequence ATGCTGGACAGGGTTTTTGTTTCTGTTCAGTGGGAGTCGCTATTTCCCCGCGCGCTGCTTAAGGCTAGGCCTGCGGTGGGCTCTGATCATGTTCCCCTGATCTTGGATGCTGGTATCCTTTCTCTTGTTTCTCCCTCCCGTTTCCAGTTTGATGCTTCTTGGCATGTTGTTGAGGGCTTTTGTGACGTGATGGTTTCTAAGATTAGTaatcttctttcttctcctcatCGCTCCTTTGGTCCCATGGATGATTGGCACAAGGTGTCTTATGAGTCGCGTAAATTCTTAAGGGGGTGGTCTCGGAATAGGGCGGCCGAGTTGCGTAGAGACAAGGAATCCCTCGAATCTCAAATCCGGGATTTGGATCAATCTGCTGACACATCTGGGCTCTCCGCCTCTCAGTGGGCTACTCGCTACTCCCTGGAAGACGCTTTGATGTTGCTTCACCAACAGTCAGAAATTTACTGGCGCCAACGAGGTGCCCTTAACTGGACCTTGAAAGGGGATGCTATGACGGCTTACTTCTTTGCGATCGCGAATGGCAGACGCCGCAGATGTTTCATTGACACTCTGTTGATTGACGGCGTTAGAATTTCTGACTAG